AGTTCTGAAGAAGAGGAGAACCAACGGCACAGCAGAGACGTCCAGACTGGATCGGCAGGAGCGCCCTCTTCAGCCACGGcaaaccccaccgccaccacgcAGCCCAATACCAGATGCAGCGTCACAGAGATCAGTGGAACGCTGAACGGCATCCACAAGTCAGAGACCGATACAGAGACTTTAACCGTAACACAGAGACCAGAGAGCCCAGAGAGACTGGGCCTTGGACCTCTGGGCTGTCATCCTGCTCTCGGCTCAGAGTATTTACTTTACGGTAACCCAGGCCTGAGGACAGTTCATTCCCATCGAGACGCAGGTGACGTGTTAGAAACTGGCAATGATCCGTCTTGTTCTTACTCTACAAAAATGGACCCTGGCAACATTCCCTTGGGTTTAGAGACACAGACGGATCTGTCTAGAGGGGACTGGAaccagtacagtagtagtgtatactCTGAAGGGTGCCTAGATAAGAAAGGGGAGGTTATAGTGGTAGATGAGGTGAAAGTGGAGGGCGACGTTCCTCCCACATGGAATGCAGATACTCACTTAGGAAATGGACTCTCACAGGGCAGAGATTTCTTAGATTACAGGGAAAGCTTAGAGACTAATCCAAATGTCGCAACCCACTCCCCTTTAAACGACCTCACGGATCGCAACCCAGTGTCCATGTCAATGCGGCCTTCCGATTCACACAGCCACGTCCTTTTCGATCAGGTATTGAACTCAAACAACAGGGCTAGAGCTCAGGCTCAGGGAGGGGGAGCCACATCAGGCAATAGTAAAGAGAAacggttcctctgcatgttctgtaacaaaggcttcagctgcccccagaaggtggagatccaccagagggtccacacaggggagaaacccttcagctgtacccagtgtcacatgcgcTTTGCTGAGGCTGGCAACCTGAAgcggcaccagagggtccacacaggggtgaaacccttcagctgtactGAGTGTCATATGTGCTTCGCCCAGGCTGgtgacctgaagaggcaccaAAGGGTCCACACGGGAGAAAGGCCATTTGCCTGTAATCACTGCGTGAAGAGGTTCTCTGAGAGGAGATACCTaaggatacaccagcagaaaatgCATTCCACTCTTTAACATAAAAGTTACAATTCCACTCGATAGCTACTGTGTTAGCTACGTAAACAACTGCAGGAATAATCTAGCTAGCTGTAAAGTTTACAAGTATCCCCACTAGACGACCAATCTAACAGTTGGGCCTAAAGCTTTTTGTTGGGACCCAAGGCAAGCAACTCTTGCCTGTATCAGTATTGGACACTAGCTATAATGTGGACCAATACAGCTACCTACTAATATAATGGCCCAATGTATTGCACAATGTTTTGATAAAccgtttagaataaggctgtcaaATCTGTACCAAATGTATTGCCTATCAATTAGGGCTGGGCAATATATCAAATTCATTTGATTAATTTGACTTAATGTTTTTGTGCTatattccaaatgcctgtatcgcatttggaatattttttgttttgtttttctgagTGTTTATGTCCCCTTGTTCTCATGTTGTCTTTTTGGTTTCGTTCGCTCCTTCTGTGCTGTGCACCTTtccatttacaccagagatcgGTATAGAACAACGATATGCTCATGTCTCCCCGCCCTAACAATGGGGGGAGTCGCCCCAAAGGCAGAATGgcattgggcttattttggacagattatggcgagagtgaaacctctcgctttgcctctttctcccaagcccctccccctatCACTCACAACAATAAAGATGAGcgatcacttcttcctctctgacaaacggtttcaactcgctatttgcatttgaggtttggtccaacagaatcggTCATAtggagacattattttactgttatAGAGTAGAAGGTAACCTTTCGAACCATACCAGACACTGCTAAAAACGGATGTACCAATGAACATTCATTCTGGGTAATGTATGCTCAGTTTGTCATGCGCATATTACGGTACCACGTATCGCTAGCAGCATTTTTGTCAAATAAAGGTTGTTTTACTAGCTGTTTAGTCTGTGTTTTCTGGATGTGGAATAAGCATAAAACAATTTATATAAGGAATTGGCAACTTgtcattctgagaaataaggtagGCCACTTGACCTCAACATCTGAATAAGGTGGACAGactgttcaaacagttggagacagacagaagggtgtgttcataacaatcCCAACTGTTTTGCCTTGTCAGCTGAATTCAGAGCATGTGAAATTATACCTAGATCCAAGTTGgctaaacttgaaatataaatagtagctggctactcactagcacATGGGCTCTGTGTTCATTTTCTACCATACCTGCTACATTCTCGAATTTGCATTATGCAATGTTAAATATGTAACAAAAGGGCATTTTCATAGACAGActtgaaagccagatcagtgattattgcaaaaAAAATCAGGCTAaactattttgataaaataatGAAAAGTATTAGTGGTTCTTATGATTGTGGAAGGCTTATATTAAGCCTAGGTATAACTTCACACGCTCTGAATTCAATAGATTATTGCAGACTGTTTTAAATGAAGTGTATTTGACCTTTTAAATTGTACAACAAAGCTTATTTAGAGAAcactaaaaaaaatatatatatcacccAGAATTTGAAAAAAATCAAGATATGAGTtttaggccatatcgcccagccctactaTCAATAAACATCTTAAAATGTACACATATTGTGTACTTCTGCTCTGTTCCTTGTTATTTACTTTGTATTATCAACTTTCATCCAGATATTACACTGACGATGTTTATGGAGTACATACAACAAGACTCGTTCTCCGAACAATAACACCTGTGTTCCTGTACCAGAATGTGTTTACTGTATTGAAGGTTATAGCCAAGAGAGGAGGAAGCGGTGGCTTGTTAGAGCACAGACATGGTTCTCATGTCAGTGGTACTCATGAGGAACCCTATCACAATTGAAATGTCAACGTGACCCCTGTCAAACATTGTAACATTGGGAACACTCAGTAGGCAATGTGTGGTAGGACGCTGAGCGCAGGAGTAGACTAGAATGAACATGTGGGCTTTCTGTACATTCTGATCATTTATTTTCTATACCATTGTTTGCTCACCTTGTAATTGGTTATGTAAACATTGTCAGAACAGGCATTAAATGGTAAACGGAACAAAACATGGACCCATTgtgatgtattttttatttttttacaatttcaTCCACATCCTCACTTTGTCAATTGTACAATAATGCCGCTTGCTCAACCCCCAGGAGGCCTCAGTCCTGTAAGACTCATGAAACACATGGGTAGGTTGTTGAATGGTCATTATGTCCGTCATGGATCCGGTCCATATATGACCATTTTGCTGTTCTCAGTTCAGCCCAGAGAACTTAgtcaggcatctctctctctgtatacagtcgAGACAGTACTGTCACGTTCCTACCCACCATGTACATCAACACCCAGGTCAAGCCACCCATGATTGTCCAACCTTGTAGTCCTGACTAGGCTACTCTACTTCACCTAGGTGTTGTAGTCCTGACTAGGCTACTCTACTTCACCTAGGTGTTGTAGTCCTGACTAGGCTACTCTACTTCACCTAGGTGTTGTAGTCCTGACTCTACTTCACCTAGGTGTTGTAGTCCTGACTAGGCTACTCTACTTCACCTAGGTGTTGTAGTCCTGACTAGGCTACTCTACTTCACCTAGGCGTTGTAGTCCTGACTAGGCTACTCTACTTCACCTAGGCGTTGTAGTCCTGACTAGGCTACTCTACACCTAGGTGTTGTAGTCCTGACTAGGCTACTCTACTTCACCTAGGCGCTGTAGTCCTGACTCTACTTCACCTAGGCGTTGTAGTCCTGACTCTACTTCACCTAGGCGCTGTAGTCCTGACTCTACTTCACCTAGGCGCTGTAGTCCTGACTCTACTTCACCTAGGCGCTGTAGTCCTGACTCTACTTCACCTAGGCGCTGTAGTCGTGACTCTACTTCACCTGGGCGCTGTAGTCGTGACTCTGCTTCACCTAGGCGCTGTAGTCGTGACTCTGCTTCACCTAGGCGCTGTAGTCGTGACTCTGCTTCACCTAGGCGCTGTAGTCCTGACTACTTCACCTAGGCGCTGTAGTCCTGACTCTACTTCACCTAGACGCTGTAGTCCTGACTCTACTTCACCTAGGCGCTGTAGTCCTGACTCTACTTCACCTAGGCGCTGTAGTCGTGACCTAGGCGCTGACTCTATTTCACCTGGGCGCTGTAGTCGTGACTGCTTCACCTACTAGTCACCTAGGCGCTGTAGTCGTGACTCTATTTCACCTAGGCGCTGTAGTCGTGACTGCTTCACCTAGGCGCTGTAGTCGTGACTCTATTTCACCTAGGCGCTGTAGTCGTGACTGCTTCACCTAGGCGCTGTAGTCGTGACTCTACTTCACCTAGGCGCTGTAGTCGTGACTCTACTTCACCTAGGCGCTGTAGTCGTGACTCTACTTCACCTAGCGCTGTAGTCGTGACTCTACTTCACCTAGGCGCTGTAGTCGTGACTCTACTTCACCTAGGCGCTGTAGTCGTGACTCTACTTCACCTAGGCGCTGTAGTCGTGACTCTACTTCACCTAGGCGCTGTAGTCGTGACTCTACTTCACCTAGGCGCTGTAGTCGTGACTCTACTTCACCTAGGCGCTGTAGTCGTGACTCTACTTCACCTAGGCGCTGTAGTCGTGACTCTATTTCACCTAGGCGCTGTAGTCGTGACTCTACTCCACCTCTTGGTCATGGTTTCACTTCTGTAGCCATGCAGAGCAGAGGGGGCTGGGATGGGTAGCCGAAGAGAAAATGGCATATAGGCAACTACAATATTAGTTATCGCATGTGATTCCTGTTGGATACGACAGAATGTTACTATGCCTAACAGAGAAGCGCAAAATTGAGGGAAACTAATTTCACTAGCTACATACACCCAATCTCTCAACTTTGAAAGCAAGCTTTTTAGATAATTAAAATTTTGTCTTTTCACATTTGTTTAAATAGAATTTAGGTTTAGTTAATTTACATTAAAGGGTAAGaaattataaataaaaaaaatgaaatagttTGACAACTCTGGCgtgtaagcttttaaatgatatcaaactCAACTGTTAATCTTTCCCAGTGATGAAGACATTGATCTCACGGTATGATGTATGCCAAAcgggtcaactttgagcacctccCTCTCCTGAATGTTCTGGCACTCAGGTCCAAAATGTTactttctgaacacttctaccaTGGGCAAATATGTATGAAAAGTTTAGTTCGAATCAAAAGGTTATGTGgttcaaaaagtgattgaaatcCAACGGAATAACCACAAATCAATGAATACATTTGCATAATATCAAATCAACTAACATAGTACTCATAGCAATCCCTCATTACCCAATCAGAAGATGCTCCATAGCAGGGTGCTCATATCATATTTCTTGATCCAAcatcctctcactctgtatctcttacagtcagtagacatggaggatgggaagccTGATCTGCTGATAGTCAAAGAAGAGACAATAGAAGATGGACCAGAGAGCATTGACCTGCTGAGTGGATTAAAGATGGGGGAGCAAGGTAAGAGAGACAtacatatagcctacatacagtaataGATCGTCAATGGGAATAGTGATGCGCCAGGCTGGTTTTTCTGAAACCAGTACAACTTATGTTATGTTAACATAATGTATGAACTTGAACAGGTAATTGACTCAATTTCATATGTAGTATTTTTTTTGCCATTTTTGTCAAATCTATTTTGTAACCTCTTCCCTGGAGGCAAACAGAGGAGACTGGGCGGCCATCTTGGATTCTCAGAACCAAATGGGTGCAGCCCAGGGGACGACATCACAGTGCAGGCCAGGACCAGAAGCGACATAGTGGAGGTCAGTGGCTAGGACAGCGTCTTCAACTCTAGTCTGAGGAACAATACTGTTAACCACAACCAGAAACAGACAGTCAAACACAAACTGCGGGAAGAGATTCTCAGAGAGGAGTtacctcaggatacaccagcagaaaatgCACACAGcccatgtatgtatgtaatgaCATGTAATGTAGTACTAGTTAGTTTGTAGATAATTGTGTTGGTTTTGGATGTAGTATGGAACTGGATGAGGTGACCTGAGGAAATAATAAGTATGATGAGGCGGTTGGTGGGATGGTGTCTGTAAAAATGCTTTACGGATGAAGTGACAACCTTGTCCTGTTGTTTGATGCTGGTGTTTTATAAGTGCCTTAATTCATGTTTACTTGACATGAAGTAGTGAAGGTGTTTAATGTAATGTTGAACCTTTTCCAAAGTATTAATTTTATTAAATACTGACTTGGTATTTTTGTATCATTGTAAGGACTTAGTTTTCCCTCTCTCAGTCAAACCAAAACATTATACTTAACTTTTGAATCAACACATatggacatttttttaaataaactccAATGGCTCCATATTGTTAGGTACTTGAATCAGTGTTAGAGATGGACTTGACTGTggttaacatgttataatatcatGTTATGTTTCTATATGTACAGCAAATTGTTTATTATATGCTTTTCTGTACAATTTGTTTGCAGTCTGCAGTCCATGAGGACCTGCTGATATCCTGTGTTGCTATCAGGAGAGACTGGACCTCTGAAGTTGCTGGTTACAAACCCTGGCCCCAGATCAGGACCCTGGAACAGAAGCCTTCGATCTTCCTTCCTGAGTCGGGACGGGGACCGAACCACGACCGACAGTCTCcaccaccacacagaacacaacaagtggacaggtggactgaacaacctcagtcctggtggtcatcagagagacagaggctcccGTTAGGGATCCAGTCTGCAGCCCAGACCCTTCTTTTCACAGTCTCAGtgcagggatggagcagggccTGGAGCTGATAGAGACAGACCCTCCTGTTCCTATGATAAAAACACCACAGTATCTATGATGAGCAGAGCAGGTCATCCTGGGCTTCAGCCTTcacagagagtggtgggagactcCCCTGATGGTAGTCTTTCCGGAAGTCTGTCTTCTCCTTACCTCAGGCTTACCACACCAATGCAGACAGGGTCAGAATGGGC
This genomic stretch from Oncorhynchus keta strain PuntledgeMale-10-30-2019 chromosome 29, Oket_V2, whole genome shotgun sequence harbors:
- the LOC118363009 gene encoding zinc finger protein 34-like isoform X3, whose amino-acid sequence is MKGDLFQTSFMLLVCGLTNGQDIMGGKGGGGPGEGHLTGGHRSFVKPVGHNTWRDDQPITVDEGSGSSTQHVIVIEAADAETAGRGVKQESSEEEENQRHSRDVQTGSAGAPSSATANPTATTQPNTRCSVTEISGTLNGIHKSETDTETLTVTQRPESPERLGLGPLGCHPALGSEYLLYGNPGLRTVHSHRDAGDVLETGNDPSCSYSTKMDPGNIPLGLETQTDLSRGDWNQYSSSVYSEGCLDKKGEVIVVDEVKVEGDVPPTWNADTHLGNGLSQGRDFLDYRESLETNPNVATHSPLNDLTDRNPVSMSMRPSDSHSHVLFDQVLNSNNRARAQAQGGGATSGNSKEKRFLCMFCNKGFSCPQKVEIHQRVHTGEKPFSCTQCHMRFAEAGNLKRHQRVHTGVKPFSCTECHMCFAQAGDLKRHQRVHTGERPFACNHCVKRFSERRYLRIHQQKMHSTL
- the LOC118363009 gene encoding zinc finger protein 34-like isoform X2; its protein translation is MKECDRSRRRVSMKGDLFQTSFMLLVCGLTNGQDIMGGKGGGGPGEGHLTGGHRSFVKPVGHNTWRDDQPITVDEGSGSSTQHVIVIEAADAETAGRGVKQESSEEEENQRHSRDVQTGSAGAPSSATANPTATTQPNTRCSVTEISGTLNGIHKSETDTETLTVTQRPESPERLGLGPLGCHPALGSEYLLYGNPGLRTVHSHRDAGDVLETGNDPSCSYSTKMDPGNIPLGLETQTDLSRGDWNQYSSSVYSEGCLDKKGEVIVVDEVKVEGDVPPTWNADTHLGNGLSQGRDFLDYRESLETNPNVATHSPLNDLTDRNPVSMSMRPSDSHSHVLFDQVLNSNNRARAQAQGGGATSGNSKEKRFLCMFCNKGFSCPQKVEIHQRVHTGEKPFSCTQCHMRFAEAGNLKRHQRVHTGVKPFSCTECHMCFAQAGDLKRHQRVHTGERPFACNHCVKRFSERRYLRIHQQKMHSTL
- the LOC118363009 gene encoding zinc finger protein 34-like isoform X1, producing MANGVVFHTQIASIMEVLANAAVAEICKLVDDDYAVFRLEITQSQKENRALRRKLLELKVARERTERTTRERVLASRPSSVKILDRYRGMTRGEGHLTGGHRSFVKPVGHNTWRDDQPITVDEGSGSSTQHVIVIEAADAETAGRGVKQESSEEEENQRHSRDVQTGSAGAPSSATANPTATTQPNTRCSVTEISGTLNGIHKSETDTETLTVTQRPESPERLGLGPLGCHPALGSEYLLYGNPGLRTVHSHRDAGDVLETGNDPSCSYSTKMDPGNIPLGLETQTDLSRGDWNQYSSSVYSEGCLDKKGEVIVVDEVKVEGDVPPTWNADTHLGNGLSQGRDFLDYRESLETNPNVATHSPLNDLTDRNPVSMSMRPSDSHSHVLFDQVLNSNNRARAQAQGGGATSGNSKEKRFLCMFCNKGFSCPQKVEIHQRVHTGEKPFSCTQCHMRFAEAGNLKRHQRVHTGVKPFSCTECHMCFAQAGDLKRHQRVHTGERPFACNHCVKRFSERRYLRIHQQKMHSTL